Proteins encoded by one window of Kribbella flavida DSM 17836:
- a CDS encoding ADP-ribosylglycohydrolase family protein, whose protein sequence is MPDTGGTALEDRSVGALLGSAVGDAIGGAVEGWTPEAIRERHGGWVTGIVGPWYEDWRNARPIAPYHKGDGHITDDTLMTHALVEVYAERRAHLDAYAIADSLVPKMLTGRRWVPELEADALLLQRVFLAEKWLVARLHYGHVDPREAGVGNIVNCGAAMYVAPVGIANAGDPAGAYAEAIDLAGAHQSSYGREAAGVFAAAVAAAMVPGATAASAVGAALELAKDGTRAAVAAVAEAAQGLSDWREAIPVLRKAVEPFDTVGPDYRDQSLDARRPSRTKAIEELPVALGFVLVSGGDVREAVLGGTNYGRDADSIASMAGAVTGALSGRTGVPGDWAEEIATASRTDLVEPGRVMASVALDLRAADAERWARRTAALDALA, encoded by the coding sequence ATGCCTGACACAGGTGGCACCGCACTGGAGGACAGGTCGGTCGGGGCCCTGCTCGGCTCCGCCGTCGGCGACGCGATCGGCGGCGCGGTCGAGGGCTGGACCCCGGAGGCGATCCGGGAACGGCATGGCGGCTGGGTGACCGGCATCGTCGGCCCCTGGTACGAGGACTGGCGCAACGCGCGGCCGATCGCGCCGTACCACAAGGGCGATGGGCACATCACCGACGACACGTTGATGACGCACGCGCTGGTCGAGGTGTACGCCGAGCGCCGCGCCCACCTGGACGCGTACGCGATCGCCGACTCGCTGGTGCCGAAGATGCTGACCGGCCGGCGCTGGGTGCCGGAGCTCGAGGCGGACGCGTTGCTGCTGCAGCGCGTCTTCCTCGCCGAGAAGTGGCTGGTGGCCAGGTTGCACTACGGGCACGTCGACCCGCGCGAGGCCGGCGTCGGCAACATCGTGAACTGCGGGGCGGCGATGTACGTCGCGCCGGTCGGCATCGCCAACGCCGGTGATCCCGCCGGCGCGTACGCCGAGGCGATCGACCTCGCCGGGGCGCACCAGTCCAGCTACGGGCGGGAGGCGGCCGGGGTGTTCGCGGCCGCCGTCGCCGCCGCGATGGTGCCGGGGGCAACGGCCGCGTCGGCGGTCGGCGCCGCGCTCGAGCTGGCCAAGGACGGCACCCGGGCGGCGGTCGCGGCTGTCGCCGAGGCCGCGCAGGGGCTGAGTGACTGGCGCGAGGCGATTCCGGTACTGCGCAAGGCGGTCGAGCCGTTCGACACCGTCGGTCCGGACTACCGCGACCAGTCGCTCGACGCCCGGCGGCCGAGCCGGACCAAGGCGATCGAGGAGCTGCCGGTGGCGCTGGGGTTCGTCCTGGTGTCGGGTGGCGACGTCCGGGAGGCAGTGCTCGGCGGGACGAACTACGGGCGTGACGCCGACTCGATCGCGTCGATGGCCGGTGCGGTGACCGGCGCGCTGAGCGGGCGAACCGGCGTACCGGGGGACTGGGCGGAGGAGATCGCGACGGCGAGCAGGACGGATCTGGTCGAGCCCGGCCGGGTGATGGCGTCGGTCGCGCTGGACCTGCGCGCGGCGGACGCCGAGCGGTGGGCCCGGCGGACCGCCGCGCTGGACGCGCTGGCCTGA
- a CDS encoding ABC transporter substrate-binding protein: MYKKLVTALLAAGAAVALAACGGGSDNTSGGDGSGEKVTLKFQSLAFQKTTVAATKKIVADWNAANPDIQVEYVQGSWDSVHDQLVTQFQGGTAPDIIHDESADITGFANQGYLADLTPYLSQQTKDAVPAGVWDTVKSGDGKIVAAPTLLQSYVVFGNSALLKQAGVSATGDSLSWDQLAANAKKLTGNGKYGLGWGLKSPTATVLNLGMNFDGAFFEGSGRDAKAKIGDAELEVPKRIHAMAYTDKSIDPTSLTQSGSDVLPGFFGGKYAMVVAGNYTAQQMAEQAPKGFQWEVLPPLKGTSEKQAANPQTLSVPAEGKHIEQSAKFIDYFMQAENLAAVGQGDWLIPTTQAARDKIQQATGGKNGWTQTLAGGSELTKAPFQSVENYPKWKDQIATPALQEFLANKIDLATLGRKLNDGWGQVNS, from the coding sequence ATGTACAAGAAACTGGTGACCGCCCTGCTGGCGGCGGGCGCTGCGGTGGCGCTCGCGGCCTGCGGCGGCGGAAGCGACAACACCTCCGGCGGCGACGGGTCGGGGGAGAAGGTGACGCTGAAGTTCCAGAGCCTGGCCTTCCAGAAGACCACGGTCGCGGCGACGAAGAAGATCGTCGCCGACTGGAACGCGGCCAACCCCGACATCCAGGTGGAGTACGTGCAGGGCAGCTGGGACTCGGTGCACGACCAGTTGGTCACCCAGTTCCAGGGCGGCACCGCGCCGGACATCATTCACGACGAGTCCGCCGACATCACCGGCTTCGCGAACCAGGGCTACCTGGCCGACCTCACGCCGTACCTGAGCCAGCAGACCAAGGACGCCGTGCCGGCCGGGGTCTGGGACACCGTGAAGAGCGGCGACGGCAAGATCGTCGCGGCGCCGACCCTGCTGCAGTCGTACGTCGTGTTCGGCAACTCCGCGTTGCTCAAGCAGGCGGGCGTCTCGGCCACCGGCGACTCGCTCAGCTGGGACCAGCTGGCCGCGAACGCCAAGAAGCTGACCGGGAACGGCAAGTACGGCCTCGGCTGGGGCCTGAAGAGCCCGACCGCGACCGTGCTGAACCTGGGCATGAACTTCGACGGGGCCTTCTTCGAGGGCTCCGGCCGCGACGCCAAGGCGAAGATCGGCGACGCCGAGCTCGAGGTGCCGAAGCGGATCCACGCGATGGCCTACACCGACAAGTCGATCGACCCGACGTCGCTGACCCAGAGCGGCTCCGACGTGCTGCCGGGCTTCTTCGGCGGCAAGTACGCGATGGTGGTGGCCGGCAACTACACCGCCCAGCAGATGGCCGAGCAGGCGCCGAAGGGCTTCCAGTGGGAGGTGCTGCCGCCGCTGAAGGGCACCAGCGAGAAGCAGGCGGCGAACCCGCAGACCCTGTCGGTCCCTGCCGAGGGCAAGCACATCGAGCAGTCGGCCAAGTTCATCGACTACTTCATGCAGGCCGAGAACCTGGCGGCGGTGGGGCAGGGTGACTGGCTGATCCCGACCACGCAGGCGGCCCGGGACAAGATCCAGCAGGCCACCGGCGGAAAGAACGGCTGGACCCAGACGCTGGCCGGCGGGTCCGAGCTGACCAAGGCCCCGTTCCAGAGTGTAGAGAACTACCCGAAGTGGAAGGACCAGATCGCCACTCCGGCGCTGCAGGAGTTCCTGGCGAACAAGATCGACCTCGCGACGCTCGGCCGGAAGCTGAACGACGGGTGGGGCCAGGTCAACAGCTGA